A stretch of the Thermus thermophilus genome encodes the following:
- a CDS encoding HAD family hydrolase, giving the protein MLKAVLFDLDGTLADTDPLHLLAWREALAPYGLEVDPIFYRKRISGRLNPEIVRDLLGLEGEEAERLIAAKEARFRALAQGLRPTPGLAEFLEHIREKGLLWGVVTNAPKENARHVLEALGLRPPLLVLAEEVGRGKPDPLPYRVALRRLGVAPEEALAFEDSPSGVRSAVGAGIPTYGLLTGHEAEALREAGARGVFRDFREALGLL; this is encoded by the coding sequence GTGCTTAAGGCGGTCCTCTTTGACCTGGACGGCACCCTGGCGGACACGGACCCCCTGCACCTCCTGGCCTGGCGGGAGGCCCTGGCGCCCTACGGCCTGGAGGTGGACCCCATCTTCTACCGGAAAAGGATCTCGGGGAGGCTGAACCCCGAGATCGTCCGGGATCTCTTGGGCCTGGAGGGAGAGGAGGCGGAAAGGCTCATCGCCGCCAAGGAGGCCCGCTTCCGGGCCCTCGCCCAGGGGCTCAGGCCCACCCCGGGGCTTGCGGAATTTTTGGAGCACATCCGGGAGAAAGGCCTCCTTTGGGGCGTGGTGACCAACGCCCCCAAGGAAAACGCCCGCCACGTCCTCGAGGCCCTGGGCCTAAGGCCGCCCCTCCTGGTCCTGGCGGAGGAGGTGGGCCGGGGAAAGCCCGACCCCCTCCCCTACCGGGTGGCCCTAAGGCGCCTCGGGGTGGCCCCCGAGGAGGCCCTGGCCTTTGAGGACTCCCCTTCCGGGGTGAGAAGCGCCGTGGGGGCGGGGATCCCCACCTACGGCCTCCTCACGGGGCACGAGGCGGAAGCCCTTCGGGAGGCGGGGGCGAGGGGGGTTTTCCGGGACTTCCGGGAGGCGTTAGGCCTCCTTTAG
- a CDS encoding enolase C-terminal domain-like protein, producing the protein MPTVRDLRLIPFRIPLKAPLRWGKASELAALEHALLEVELSDGSLGRAEVAIRPTIYGETLGSVRAGLDYLRPKLLGLEADDQEGIRAVLEAFPFNFGLKGALDTALWEAWARSEGEELHQVLKPAKHRVRVAYILGLGEEDEVLEDARMAFGAGVRVFKVKVGRDLEADTRRILRLKEAFPEAELYADANESLPPKEAERYLLAWKELGLRYVEEPLPVEEVEARRALREKGILPLIADDAAMTPKDLRRELQLNTFDVLNLKPARTGVTWTLEMLALAREKGKKAMVGSQAQSAFGAYQSALLAFQQGVTEPCELAFHLKAEGGFFPFPPFREGWLYWEDLVEGRFDEEAFARYALKEA; encoded by the coding sequence ATGCCGACGGTACGGGACCTGCGCCTCATCCCCTTCCGCATCCCCCTGAAGGCCCCCTTGCGCTGGGGGAAGGCTTCGGAGCTTGCCGCCTTGGAGCACGCCCTTTTGGAGGTGGAGCTTTCCGACGGCTCCCTAGGCCGGGCCGAGGTGGCCATCCGCCCCACCATCTACGGGGAGACCCTGGGGAGCGTGAGGGCGGGGTTGGACTACCTGAGGCCCAAGCTTTTGGGCCTCGAGGCCGACGACCAGGAGGGGATAAGGGCCGTTCTGGAGGCCTTCCCCTTTAACTTCGGCCTCAAGGGCGCCCTGGACACCGCCCTCTGGGAGGCCTGGGCGCGGAGCGAGGGGGAGGAGCTTCACCAGGTCCTCAAGCCCGCCAAGCACCGGGTGCGGGTGGCCTACATCCTGGGCCTCGGGGAGGAGGACGAGGTCCTGGAGGACGCCCGCATGGCCTTTGGGGCGGGGGTCCGGGTCTTCAAGGTGAAGGTGGGGCGGGACCTGGAGGCGGACACCCGCCGCATCCTCCGCCTGAAGGAGGCCTTCCCCGAGGCCGAGCTCTACGCCGACGCCAACGAGTCCCTTCCCCCCAAGGAGGCCGAGCGCTACCTTTTGGCCTGGAAGGAGCTTGGCCTCCGCTACGTGGAGGAGCCCTTGCCCGTGGAGGAGGTGGAGGCGAGGCGGGCCTTGAGGGAGAAGGGGATCCTCCCCCTCATCGCCGACGACGCGGCCATGACCCCGAAGGACCTCAGGCGGGAGCTACAGCTCAACACCTTTGACGTCCTCAACCTCAAGCCCGCCCGCACCGGCGTCACCTGGACCCTGGAGATGCTCGCCCTCGCCCGGGAGAAGGGCAAAAAGGCCATGGTGGGGAGCCAGGCGCAAAGCGCCTTCGGGGCCTACCAGTCCGCCCTCCTCGCCTTCCAGCAGGGGGTGACGGAGCCTTGCGAGCTCGCCTTCCACCTCAAGGCCGAGGGCGGCTTCTTCCCCTTTCCCCCCTTCCGCGAGGGGTGGCTTTATTGGGAGGACCTGGTGGAGGGCCGCTTTGACGAGGAGGCCTTCGCCCGCTACGCCCTAAAGGAGGCCTAA
- a CDS encoding bioflim formation protein has protein sequence MKRLFALLGLALGLALAQAPAYPENTLGLGYAPDKGVYLQGSALLPFSPLGIDTGLDLQVLLAQSPEAYALLKANLFPGLVVEGLFASAGLGLDLRYPFGVHLGPLASVELPGGALSLGLGLGYQAGAGLHLAWGAGLRLYLEPWALEVSASDRYPFLLSLLYLW, from the coding sequence ATGAAGCGGCTTTTCGCCCTCCTCGGCCTCGCCCTGGGCCTTGCCCTGGCCCAGGCCCCCGCCTACCCGGAGAACACCCTGGGCCTGGGCTACGCCCCGGACAAGGGCGTTTACCTCCAGGGAAGCGCCCTTCTGCCCTTCAGCCCCTTGGGAATAGACACCGGCCTGGACCTCCAGGTCCTCCTGGCGCAAAGCCCCGAGGCCTACGCCCTCCTCAAGGCCAACCTCTTCCCCGGCCTGGTGGTGGAGGGCCTCTTCGCCTCGGCGGGCCTGGGTCTGGACCTCCGCTACCCCTTCGGGGTCCACCTCGGCCCCCTGGCGAGCGTGGAGCTTCCCGGGGGGGCCCTCTCCCTGGGCCTCGGCCTCGGCTACCAGGCGGGGGCGGGCCTCCATCTGGCCTGGGGGGCGGGGCTCAGGCTCTACCTGGAGCCTTGGGCCCTCGAGGTCTCCGCCTCGGACCGCTACCCCTTCCTCCTCTCCCTCCTCTACCTCTGGTAG
- a CDS encoding carbohydrate ABC transporter permease yields MRKRLPLLLFSLPALLPLFLFVLYPFLEVVRFSTWDWSGLSEPRPVGLKNYRDLLQDPAFWKSLLVTLEFMLLALPPFLALSLVLAVVLDGLPYERLAKSLLFLPGLVTLGGATLSWYTLFTPEYGALAQFLPIPPWDREGFWALLMVVAFTLWRHLGYGVLVASARLKAIPKTLLEAAYVDGAGPWEAFRYVVLPLMRPAVVFLLVVGTILSLQSYAAVFLLTRGGPYGATRVLGYYLYEAGFESFRLGYAAAITVVLLVLTLLFAYAQLRLLRHGEA; encoded by the coding sequence GTGAGGAAGAGGCTTCCCCTCCTCCTCTTCTCCCTGCCGGCCCTCCTCCCCCTCTTCCTCTTCGTCCTCTACCCCTTCCTGGAGGTGGTCCGGTTCTCCACCTGGGACTGGTCGGGGCTTTCCGAGCCCAGGCCCGTGGGGCTCAAGAACTACCGGGACCTCCTGCAAGACCCCGCCTTCTGGAAGAGCCTCCTCGTGACCCTGGAGTTCATGCTCCTGGCCCTTCCCCCCTTCCTCGCCCTCTCCCTGGTCCTGGCCGTGGTCCTGGACGGCCTGCCCTACGAGCGCCTGGCCAAGAGCCTCCTCTTCCTGCCGGGCCTCGTCACCCTGGGGGGAGCGACCCTCTCCTGGTACACCCTCTTTACCCCGGAGTACGGGGCCTTGGCCCAGTTCCTCCCCATCCCCCCCTGGGACCGGGAGGGGTTTTGGGCGCTCCTCATGGTCGTGGCCTTCACCCTGTGGCGGCACCTGGGCTACGGGGTCCTGGTGGCCTCGGCCCGGCTCAAGGCCATCCCCAAAACCCTCCTCGAGGCCGCCTACGTGGACGGGGCCGGGCCTTGGGAGGCCTTCCGCTACGTGGTCCTGCCCCTGATGCGGCCCGCGGTGGTCTTCCTCCTGGTGGTGGGGACGATCCTCTCCCTGCAGTCCTACGCCGCCGTCTTCCTCCTCACCCGGGGGGGGCCCTACGGGGCCACGCGGGTCCTCGGCTACTACCTCTACGAGGCGGGGTTTGAGAGCTTCCGCCTGGGGTACGCGGCGGCCATCACCGTGGTCCTCCTCGTCCTCACCCTCCTCTTCGCCTACGCCCAGCTCCGGCTCCTCCGTCACGGGGAGGCATAG